The following are from one region of the Nicotiana tabacum cultivar K326 chromosome 3, ASM71507v2, whole genome shotgun sequence genome:
- the LOC142177002 gene encoding uncharacterized protein LOC142177002 gives MSMLVGDSVIVDRVYRSCVVTFCGYETTTDLLLLDMVDFEVILGMEWLSVYHAILDCYAKTITLAMPQFPRLELRSSSIGTSSKVISFLKARLMVEKDCLAYLDFVRDTTIETPMLDSLPVVREFFDVFPADLPDMLRDQDIDFGIDLVPGTHPISTSPYRMAPKELKELKEQLQELLKKGFIRPSVSPRGYL, from the coding sequence ATGTCCATGctagtgggcgattctgttattgtggatcgggtctaCCGGTCTTGTGTGGTGACTTTCTGTGGATATGAGACTACAACGGATCTTCTAttgctcgatatggttgattttgaggttATCCTAGGTATGGAATGGTTGTCTGTGTACCATGCCATTcttgattgttatgccaagactattaccttggcaATGCCCCAGTTTCCCAGATTAGAGTTAAGGAGTTCATCTATTGGTACTTCCAGCAAggttatttctttcttgaaggctcgactTATGGTCGAGAAGGattgtttggcctatttggactttgttcgggatactactattGAGACTCCCATGCTAGATTCATTGCCGGTGGTACGAGAGTTTTTCGACGTATTTCCTGCTGATCTACCAGATATGCTTCGAGATCAGGATatcgattttggcattgatttagtGCCAGGCACCCATCCTATTTCTACTTCGCCTTATCGCATGGCTCCAAAGGAGctaaaggagttaaaggagcagcttcaagagtTGCTTAAGAAAGGGTTCATCAGACCTAGTGTGTCGCCTAGGggttatttatga